A genomic segment from Rubrobacter tropicus encodes:
- a CDS encoding gamma-aminobutyraldehyde dehydrogenase, with amino-acid sequence MQTQTKNIRNFVNGEHVDPADGRFYDVVNPATGEVFAQAPASGKEDVDRAYKAAERAFEGWRDATPATRQLALFRIADALEERAEEIVRAESENTGKPIGLTMEEEIPMAVDQIRFFAGAARVLEGKSAGEYLEGHTSFIRREPVGVCGQVTPWNYPMMMAVWKFAPAIAAGNAIVLKPSDTTPVSTVMLAEIASEFLPAGVFNVVCGDRDTGRAVVEHPIPQMVSITGSVRAGMQVAEAAAKDLKRTHLELGGKAPVVVFDDADIEAAAEAIALGGYFNAGQDCTAATRVLAAPGAYDDFVAALTEQAKNTKTGRPDDEDVLYGPLNNPTQLEHVSGMVERLPGHAEVTAGGERAGNGSGYFYSPTVVSGLRQDDEASQNEIFGPVITVQPFSDEDEAVRWANGVRYGLASSVFTRDHGRAMRVSKRLDFGCVWINTHIPIVAEMPHGGFKHSGHGKDLSMYGLEDYTRIKHVMTNLEA; translated from the coding sequence ATGCAGACGCAGACGAAAAACATAAGGAACTTCGTGAACGGGGAGCACGTGGACCCGGCCGACGGCCGGTTCTACGACGTCGTGAACCCCGCGACGGGCGAGGTCTTCGCCCAGGCGCCGGCCTCGGGCAAGGAGGACGTGGACCGGGCCTACAAAGCGGCGGAGAGAGCGTTCGAGGGGTGGCGGGACGCGACGCCGGCCACCAGGCAATTGGCCTTGTTCAGGATCGCCGACGCTCTGGAGGAGCGGGCCGAGGAGATCGTGCGGGCCGAGTCCGAGAACACGGGCAAGCCCATAGGCCTGACGATGGAAGAAGAGATACCGATGGCGGTGGACCAGATCCGGTTCTTCGCCGGCGCCGCCCGCGTCCTGGAAGGCAAATCCGCCGGGGAGTACCTCGAAGGCCACACTTCCTTTATCCGGCGCGAACCCGTGGGCGTGTGCGGCCAGGTGACCCCCTGGAACTACCCGATGATGATGGCGGTCTGGAAGTTCGCCCCCGCCATCGCCGCCGGCAACGCCATCGTCCTCAAGCCATCTGACACCACCCCCGTCTCGACGGTGATGCTCGCGGAGATCGCCTCGGAGTTCCTCCCCGCGGGCGTCTTCAACGTCGTCTGCGGCGACAGGGACACGGGCCGCGCCGTGGTCGAGCACCCCATCCCCCAGATGGTCTCCATCACGGGCTCCGTCCGGGCCGGGATGCAGGTAGCGGAGGCCGCAGCAAAGGACCTCAAGCGCACCCACCTCGAGCTCGGCGGCAAGGCCCCGGTCGTCGTCTTCGACGACGCGGACATCGAGGCCGCTGCCGAGGCCATAGCCCTAGGCGGCTATTTCAATGCCGGCCAGGACTGCACCGCGGCAACCCGTGTCCTCGCCGCCCCCGGTGCCTACGACGACTTCGTGGCCGCCCTCACCGAGCAGGCCAAGAACACCAAGACCGGCCGTCCCGACGACGAGGACGTACTCTACGGTCCCCTCAACAACCCCACCCAGTTAGAACACGTCTCGGGAATGGTCGAGAGGCTCCCGGGCCACGCCGAGGTGACCGCGGGCGGAGAGCGGGCCGGTAATGGCTCCGGGTACTTCTACTCGCCGACCGTCGTCTCGGGTCTCAGGCAGGACGACGAGGCTTCGCAGAACGAGATCTTCGGCCCCGTCATCACCGTCCAGCCTTTCTCCGACGAGGACGAGGCGGTCCGTTGGGCCAACGGCGTCCGCTACGGTTTGGCCTCCAGCGTCTTTACCAGGGACCACGGCAGGGCGATGCGGGTCAGCAAGAGGCTCGACTTCGGGTGCGTCTGGATCAACACGCACATCCCCATCGTGGCCGAGATGCCCCACGGCGGCTTCAAGCACTCCGGCCACGGCAAGGACCTCTCGATGTACGGCCTCGAAGACTACACCCGCATAAAGCACGTGATGACGAACCTCGAAGCCTGA
- a CDS encoding NUDIX hydrolase, translating into MTDEIPTLRRASRVVLLDESDRVLLVRFEYGGRKWWATPGGGLEGEETHEDAARREIEEETGLRLEILGPRVWNREHVFRFEGRLYRQREHYFVAVVPAFAPQPGALGAAESIAFRDLRWWTMEDLEAGTEEFAPAELPALVRRLVEHGPPERPIEVGI; encoded by the coding sequence GTGACAGACGAGATCCCAACCCTCCGCCGCGCCTCACGCGTCGTCTTGCTCGACGAGTCCGACCGGGTGCTGCTCGTGAGGTTCGAGTACGGTGGACGTAAGTGGTGGGCCACGCCGGGCGGCGGCCTCGAGGGCGAAGAGACCCACGAAGACGCGGCGAGGAGGGAGATTGAGGAGGAGACGGGGCTGCGCCTCGAGATTCTCGGGCCCCGGGTGTGGAACCGCGAGCACGTCTTCCGCTTTGAGGGACGCCTCTACCGCCAGCGGGAGCACTACTTCGTCGCCGTTGTCCCTGCCTTCGCACCGCAGCCAGGGGCGTTGGGAGCGGCGGAGTCCATAGCCTTCCGTGATCTGCGTTGGTGGACGATGGAGGATCTAGAAGCCGGCACAGAAGAGTTCGCGCCGGCCGAGCTACCAGCGCTAGTGAGGCGGCTGGTCGAGCACGGACCCCCCGAGCGACCCATCGAGGTAGGCATCTAG
- a CDS encoding dihydrofolate reductase family protein has translation MGAIHVHEFMSLDGVIDAPTWTFDYGFDPQMGDAIGAVTERCRGILLGRTTYEMFEPAWSTRTVEDDPGAPFFNDTTKYIVSSTLTTATWRNSEIIGPYDRDAIRRLKDEVDGDIYTSGSGTLVRAMLADGLVDGLHLFVYPLTRGSGPRLFPEEAAPGNLSLAACESYGNGVVYLAYRPQA, from the coding sequence GTGGGAGCAATACACGTGCACGAGTTCATGAGCCTCGACGGCGTGATCGACGCGCCGACGTGGACGTTCGACTACGGCTTCGACCCGCAGATGGGAGATGCCATCGGCGCGGTCACGGAACGCTGCCGGGGCATCTTGCTCGGGCGCACGACCTACGAGATGTTCGAGCCGGCGTGGTCGACGCGGACTGTGGAGGACGATCCGGGGGCGCCGTTCTTCAACGACACCACCAAGTACATCGTCTCCTCGACGCTCACGACGGCGACGTGGAGGAACTCGGAGATCATCGGGCCGTACGACCGCGACGCCATCCGCAGGCTGAAGGACGAAGTCGACGGCGACATCTACACCAGCGGCAGCGGCACGCTGGTCCGGGCGATGCTCGCGGACGGCCTGGTCGACGGGCTGCACCTGTTCGTCTACCCGCTCACCCGCGGGTCCGGTCCGCGGCTCTTCCCCGAGGAAGCCGCGCCCGGCAACCTGTCGCTCGCTGCCTGCGAGTCGTACGGGAACGGTGTGGTCTACCTGGCCTACCGACCGCAAGCGTGA
- a CDS encoding nitrilase-related carbon-nitrogen hydrolase, whose translation MTRLDAVLAQPTPKLRDVEGNVEKARGVLSRHAGADLVVFPELFLSGYTTRGVDGLSLDLDGPEVGEVARLARENGAAVIFGVPERVSGGVANSAVCVDRTGRVVGSYRKTHLFGDERGAFVAGDELMMVELDGIKTGLLICFDVEFPEVARSLALAGADLLVTISANMDPFGRDHDVFATARALENGLTHLYVNQVGPGEVFTFAGGTMAVSADGERLAQAGPSEGEVEVSLDLSARDEGKPEHLRPNYLEQRRPQLSVRTAGRTGE comes from the coding sequence GTGACGAGGCTCGACGCGGTCCTCGCGCAGCCCACCCCGAAGCTGCGCGACGTGGAGGGGAACGTCGAGAAGGCCAGAGGTGTCCTCTCCCGTCACGCCGGGGCGGATCTCGTCGTCTTCCCCGAGCTCTTCCTGAGCGGCTACACGACGCGCGGGGTCGACGGCCTGTCGCTCGACCTCGACGGCCCCGAGGTGGGGGAGGTGGCGCGGCTGGCGCGGGAGAACGGCGCGGCCGTGATCTTCGGCGTTCCGGAGCGCGTTTCCGGCGGGGTAGCCAACTCGGCCGTCTGCGTGGATCGAACGGGTAGGGTCGTGGGTTCGTACCGCAAGACCCACCTTTTCGGAGACGAGCGCGGCGCCTTCGTCGCCGGAGACGAGCTGATGATGGTCGAGCTCGATGGGATCAAGACCGGCTTGCTCATCTGCTTCGACGTCGAGTTCCCGGAGGTGGCCCGCTCGCTCGCCCTGGCCGGGGCCGACTTGCTCGTTACGATCTCGGCGAACATGGACCCCTTCGGCCGCGACCACGACGTGTTCGCCACAGCCCGCGCCCTGGAGAACGGGTTGACCCACCTCTACGTCAACCAGGTTGGCCCCGGAGAGGTCTTCACCTTCGCCGGCGGCACGATGGCCGTCTCCGCCGACGGGGAGCGCCTGGCGCAAGCCGGCCCGTCGGAGGGAGAGGTCGAAGTCTCCCTCGACCTCTCCGCCAGGGACGAAGGGAAACCGGAGCACCTGAGACCGAACTACCTCGAACAACGCCGCCCGCAGCTCTCGGTAAGGACGGCCGGACGAACGGGAGAGTAA
- a CDS encoding alcohol dehydrogenase catalytic domain-containing protein, with protein sequence MGPAQTVRARVFEAPGEALAARELRLAEIRDDLVRVRLRASGVCGSDLHVADGDWTARGPLVLGHEGAGTVEEVGPGVKDVRVGDGVVLSWFAPCRRCRNCAGGRAWLCQNTKALENTLPDGTTSFEAPDGEPVPAFLGLGTFAEATVVPESAAVKIPDGVPFPVAALIGCSVTTGVGAVVNTARVRTGDSAVVIGCGGVGQAVLLGLGLAGADPIVAVDLSEERLALARELGATHALGGDDPDLEDHIRSITGEGADHAFEAIGRAATMGMLTSLVCRGGQAVIVGMPAEGVTVPLDPFDLADGGKRVLGCNYGSSVPSVDFPKLARLYASGRLPLDRLVGRTATLDEVDGALDDLRRTVGLRTIIRHGNGS encoded by the coding sequence ATGGGGCCGGCCCAGACCGTCAGGGCGAGGGTCTTCGAAGCCCCCGGCGAGGCGCTCGCGGCCAGGGAGTTGCGCCTCGCCGAAATACGCGACGACCTCGTCCGGGTCAGGCTGCGCGCCAGCGGCGTTTGCGGATCGGACCTACACGTCGCGGACGGGGACTGGACGGCGCGAGGGCCGCTCGTGCTGGGCCACGAAGGGGCTGGGACCGTGGAAGAGGTGGGGCCGGGCGTGAAGGACGTCCGTGTCGGGGACGGAGTCGTGCTCTCGTGGTTCGCGCCCTGCCGGAGGTGCCGGAACTGCGCCGGGGGCCGGGCCTGGCTCTGCCAGAACACGAAGGCCCTGGAGAACACCCTGCCGGATGGTACGACGAGCTTCGAGGCTCCCGACGGAGAGCCCGTGCCGGCCTTCCTGGGGCTTGGCACCTTCGCCGAGGCGACGGTGGTCCCTGAGTCGGCGGCCGTAAAGATACCCGATGGGGTCCCTTTCCCGGTGGCGGCCCTGATCGGGTGCTCCGTCACGACCGGCGTCGGGGCCGTGGTCAACACGGCGCGGGTCCGGACCGGGGACTCGGCCGTCGTGATCGGGTGCGGGGGCGTCGGGCAGGCTGTTCTCCTCGGCCTCGGGCTCGCCGGCGCGGACCCGATAGTCGCCGTCGACCTCTCCGAAGAACGCCTCGCGCTGGCGCGGGAGCTCGGCGCCACGCACGCGCTCGGGGGTGATGACCCAGACCTCGAGGACCACATCCGGTCCATCACCGGCGAAGGCGCGGACCACGCCTTCGAGGCCATCGGGCGGGCCGCTACCATGGGGATGCTGACCTCGCTCGTTTGCCGCGGCGGACAGGCCGTGATCGTGGGCATGCCGGCCGAGGGCGTTACCGTCCCGCTCGACCCGTTCGACCTGGCCGACGGCGGAAAGCGCGTGCTCGGCTGCAACTACGGCAGCAGCGTACCGTCGGTAGACTTCCCGAAGCTGGCGCGGCTCTACGCCTCCGGCCGCCTCCCGCTCGACCGTCTCGTCGGACGTACCGCGACGCTCGACGAGGTGGACGGGGCGCTCGACGACCTCCGCCGCACCGTCGGCCTGAGGACGATCATCCGGCACGGGAACGGTTCGTGA
- a CDS encoding purine-cytosine permease family protein, which yields MAASAEGREGLGRQIERRSIDYVPEDERHGKVWHQGPFWFLGNFQFFTITIGFIGPGLGLSLGWSILAGTLGILFGTLFMAFHAIQGAQLGLPQMIQSRGQFGYRGVLLPLVATFFTFVAFNVVDSVLISAGLGGLFGWNGTVVIVAIAVIAALFAIYGHDYLHTLFRVLFYISLPLYVVLTVAIFLGGAGGNGSSPGAFTWIAFMAQFTASASYNITYAPYVSDYSRYLPRYTRPRAIIAAVFFGASGSAVWLISLGAWLATRLEATDALVSLRDAGDAVFTGLGVVLALSSVAALVATMGINAYGAMLTTVTAIDAVKKVEPTRRLRVITILALAVLWVAVSLSISAGAVDVLFAALIMMLYLLSPWTAVNLIDYFFVRHGRYAITELFVPGGLYGTWAWRGITAFLVGLAASIPFWVLPGIWTAPLGNVLQGIDIAWLVGLIVSGATYYVLSRSLDVEAEGAEVRASEQKLEGDPTGAPSV from the coding sequence ATGGCGGCCAGCGCAGAGGGGCGCGAGGGGTTGGGGCGGCAGATAGAGCGCCGCTCGATCGACTACGTGCCGGAGGACGAGCGGCACGGCAAGGTCTGGCACCAGGGACCTTTCTGGTTTCTGGGTAACTTCCAGTTCTTCACGATCACGATAGGGTTCATAGGCCCCGGGCTCGGGCTCTCTCTGGGGTGGTCGATCCTCGCCGGGACCTTGGGTATTCTGTTCGGGACGCTGTTCATGGCGTTCCACGCCATCCAGGGGGCGCAGCTCGGGTTGCCGCAGATGATCCAGTCCAGGGGGCAGTTCGGCTACAGGGGGGTCTTGCTGCCGCTTGTGGCGACGTTCTTCACTTTCGTTGCGTTCAACGTGGTCGATTCGGTTTTGATCTCCGCCGGTCTGGGCGGGCTTTTCGGCTGGAACGGGACGGTCGTCATCGTGGCGATAGCGGTGATCGCGGCGCTGTTCGCCATCTACGGCCACGACTACCTGCACACGCTGTTCCGGGTGCTCTTCTACATCTCGTTGCCGCTCTACGTGGTCCTGACGGTTGCCATTTTCCTGGGCGGGGCGGGTGGGAACGGTTCGTCGCCTGGAGCTTTTACCTGGATCGCCTTCATGGCCCAGTTCACGGCGAGCGCCTCGTACAACATCACCTACGCGCCCTACGTCTCGGACTACTCGCGGTATTTGCCGCGTTACACGCGCCCGCGCGCCATCATCGCCGCCGTCTTCTTCGGGGCTTCGGGGTCCGCCGTGTGGCTCATATCTCTGGGTGCCTGGCTCGCCACGCGCCTGGAGGCGACCGACGCGCTGGTCTCGTTGCGCGACGCCGGGGACGCCGTGTTCACGGGCCTCGGGGTGGTGCTGGCTCTCTCTTCCGTGGCGGCGCTCGTGGCGACGATGGGCATAAACGCCTACGGCGCTATGCTGACGACCGTCACCGCCATAGACGCCGTAAAGAAGGTGGAGCCGACGCGGCGGCTGCGGGTTATTACCATCCTCGCGCTCGCGGTGCTCTGGGTCGCGGTCTCCTTGAGCATCTCGGCCGGGGCCGTGGACGTGCTCTTCGCGGCGCTCATAATGATGCTCTACCTGCTCTCGCCGTGGACCGCCGTCAACCTCATAGACTACTTTTTCGTCAGGCACGGCCGCTACGCCATCACCGAGCTCTTCGTCCCAGGCGGCCTCTACGGGACCTGGGCGTGGCGCGGCATCACCGCCTTCCTCGTCGGCCTCGCCGCCAGCATTCCCTTCTGGGTCTTGCCCGGCATCTGGACCGCGCCACTTGGCAACGTCCTTCAGGGGATCGATATAGCGTGGCTCGTCGGCCTCATCGTCTCAGGCGCCACTTACTATGTCCTCAGCAGATCCCTTGACGTCGAAGCCGAGGGCGCCGAGGTCCGCGCCAGCGAGCAGAAGCTCGAAGGAGATCCCACAGGGGCCCCCTCCGTTTGA
- a CDS encoding amidase has product MAQDMELPYSLSELSHALRTRVLSPVGVTEALLGRIEDDETNAFITVAAGRAMEDAARAEAEIGAGEYRGPLHGVPVAIKDLVHTAGVRTTMASAFFKNFVPDNDAEVARRLGEAGAVLLGKTNTHEFAYGPTGDRSLFGPTLNPHDPGRITGGSSGGSGAAVATGLCYGAIGSDTGGSVRIPAALCGVVGMKPTFGRVGKSGVFPLAPTMDHVGPLTRTVEDNALMLSALAGYDPEDPYSVNLPGEDFARHLAHSIRGTVVGVPTDFYFEHVDTEVEARVREAVEVFRSLGAEVREIEIPNLWETLRAQRLTLAAEAYAVHEERLKTEPEKFDDHGLERLLKGEDLRAHRYANAQQRKLRSRREFEEVLGEVDAILAPSVPVPATEIGQRQISIEGHQEAVYSALTRLTGPTNMNGLPSLSVPCGTTASGLPVGLQIIGRSFDEATLYRFGHAYEGARGPAH; this is encoded by the coding sequence TTGGCGCAGGATATGGAACTTCCGTATTCACTTTCGGAGCTGTCTCACGCTTTACGGACGCGCGTTCTGTCGCCGGTCGGGGTGACGGAGGCGTTGCTCGGGCGGATCGAGGACGACGAGACAAACGCCTTCATTACGGTAGCGGCGGGGCGGGCGATGGAGGACGCGGCGCGGGCCGAGGCGGAGATCGGGGCCGGAGAGTACCGCGGACCCCTTCACGGCGTGCCGGTCGCCATCAAGGACCTCGTCCACACGGCGGGCGTTCGTACCACCATGGCCTCGGCCTTCTTCAAAAACTTCGTCCCGGACAACGACGCCGAGGTCGCCCGGAGGCTCGGGGAGGCCGGCGCCGTGTTGCTCGGGAAGACGAACACCCACGAGTTCGCCTACGGGCCGACGGGCGACAGGTCTCTCTTCGGACCCACGCTCAACCCGCACGACCCAGGTAGGATCACCGGCGGCTCCTCCGGCGGCTCCGGGGCCGCCGTCGCCACGGGCCTCTGCTACGGCGCCATCGGATCCGACACCGGCGGCTCCGTCCGCATCCCGGCGGCCCTCTGCGGCGTCGTCGGCATGAAGCCGACCTTCGGGCGCGTGGGCAAGAGCGGCGTCTTTCCCCTCGCCCCGACCATGGACCACGTCGGGCCCCTGACCCGAACCGTCGAAGACAATGCCCTCATGCTCTCCGCCCTCGCCGGGTACGACCCGGAAGACCCGTACTCCGTGAACCTTCCCGGAGAAGACTTCGCCCGGCATCTGGCCCACAGCATCCGTGGAACGGTCGTGGGCGTCCCGACCGATTTCTACTTCGAGCACGTCGATACGGAGGTCGAAGCGCGGGTCCGGGAAGCCGTCGAGGTCTTCCGCTCGCTCGGGGCCGAGGTCAGGGAGATCGAGATCCCAAACCTGTGGGAGACGCTACGCGCCCAGCGCCTGACCCTCGCCGCCGAGGCCTACGCCGTCCACGAGGAACGCCTGAAGACCGAACCCGAGAAGTTCGACGACCACGGACTGGAGCGGCTGCTGAAGGGCGAAGATCTCCGGGCCCACAGGTACGCGAACGCCCAGCAGAGAAAGCTCCGGTCGAGGCGCGAGTTCGAGGAGGTGCTCGGGGAGGTGGACGCCATCCTCGCCCCGAGCGTCCCGGTTCCGGCCACCGAGATCGGGCAGAGGCAGATCTCCATAGAAGGCCACCAAGAAGCGGTCTACTCGGCCCTCACCCGCCTGACCGGCCCTACCAACATGAACGGCCTCCCGAGCCTCTCCGTGCCGTGCGGGACGACGGCCTCGGGCCTCCCCGTCGGACTCCAGATCATCGGACGCTCCTTCGACGAGGCGACGCTCTACCGCTTCGGACACGCTTACGAAGGGGCCCGCGGTCCCGCCCATTGA
- a CDS encoding MFS transporter, with protein sequence MWLLLFAMVAFRFGHGLYFPFSSIYFHNVLGIPLSLVGVGLAVFAASSVVSGLVAGPLTDRYGRKPTMLVALCGSSASFFGFALIDGFAGYLAVSAAHGLLGWSMFEASRNAMVADVTQPGARSRAYGLVRVGGNVGWAAGPMVAGLVSAAAAGSAGVYPKLFVGTSVLTALVALALALTVRESLPSRREAGTGKRGKRGLREAFTDGPFVLLLGVGVLLYYVFTQDWQALPIYAKNFVGATDGQIGFFLGANGLMVILFQLPVSYLIDRGSKVMALLAGATLFALSSATLLLTESFVGIVIAFVLFFTLAEMVLEVAGAALAAEIAPVHLRGTYLALFGACFGAACGVSPIVGGALLQAELPDVIWTIQLVAALIAVSGLLVLAALRRELVS encoded by the coding sequence GTGTGGCTCCTGCTCTTCGCTATGGTCGCGTTCAGGTTCGGGCACGGGCTGTACTTCCCGTTCAGCTCGATCTACTTCCACAACGTCCTCGGCATCCCGCTCTCCCTGGTCGGCGTGGGCCTCGCCGTCTTCGCCGCTTCCAGCGTCGTCTCGGGCCTCGTCGCCGGCCCCCTCACGGACCGCTACGGGCGCAAACCGACGATGCTCGTCGCCCTCTGCGGGAGCTCCGCGAGCTTCTTCGGCTTCGCCCTGATCGACGGTTTCGCCGGATACCTCGCCGTCTCGGCGGCCCACGGGCTGCTCGGCTGGTCCATGTTCGAGGCCTCCCGCAATGCCATGGTCGCCGACGTCACCCAACCGGGGGCGCGCTCCCGCGCCTACGGCCTCGTCAGGGTCGGCGGCAACGTCGGATGGGCCGCGGGGCCCATGGTGGCGGGTTTGGTCTCCGCCGCGGCGGCCGGCTCCGCGGGCGTCTACCCGAAGCTCTTCGTCGGCACCTCCGTCCTGACGGCGCTCGTCGCCCTCGCCCTCGCCCTGACCGTCAGGGAGTCGCTCCCTTCGCGGCGGGAGGCCGGAACCGGGAAGAGGGGCAAACGCGGCCTGCGGGAGGCCTTCACGGACGGGCCATTCGTCCTTCTCCTCGGCGTTGGGGTGCTGCTCTACTACGTCTTTACGCAGGACTGGCAGGCCCTGCCCATCTACGCCAAGAACTTCGTGGGCGCGACGGACGGGCAGATAGGGTTCTTCCTCGGGGCCAACGGTCTCATGGTCATCCTGTTCCAGCTCCCCGTCTCCTACCTCATAGACCGCGGCTCGAAAGTGATGGCGCTCCTCGCCGGAGCAACCCTCTTCGCCCTCTCGTCCGCCACGCTCCTCCTGACCGAGTCTTTCGTTGGCATCGTAATCGCCTTCGTCCTCTTCTTCACCCTGGCCGAGATGGTCCTGGAGGTGGCAGGCGCGGCGCTGGCGGCCGAGATCGCCCCCGTACACCTGCGGGGAACCTACCTCGCCCTCTTCGGGGCCTGCTTCGGCGCCGCCTGCGGCGTCAGCCCCATCGTCGGCGGCGCGCTCCTGCAGGCCGAACTGCCGGACGTGATCTGGACGATCCAGCTGGTAGCCGCCCTCATAGCCGTGTCCGGCCTGCTGGTGCTGGCAGCGCTACGTAGAGAGCTTGTCAGCTAG
- a CDS encoding SpoIIE family protein phosphatase, translated as MRFLDSSFSPAGRDVPGLSAPEEMRRLLDRAVAASSNGIVITDPKVPDNPIVYVNPAFERISGYPADEVMGRNCRFLQNGEHDQPALDELRAALREERECRVVLRNYRKSGALFWNELYVSPVHDEKGRLTNFVGVQNDITDRRRIEEVLRESEERFRATFEHAAVGAAQISTEGRWLRVNRRLCEIVGYTEEELLEKTFGDITHPDDLGKDLEHARAMLRGERQVYSMEKRYVRKDGSPVWVNLTVSLVREASGEPRYFISVVEDISERKRVEEERDLLLVREQLARAEAVAARKRLALLAAAGPALSASLDYEETLRRVTSLMVPDLADWCLLDIVEENGAVHQLASSHADPEKEDLLVRLRGHRSFGEDDPGSTAEVLRTGRSVLVPELPGRVFYERELGGEHRELLRALEPRSLMSVPLLARGRTLGAMTLVSSGPGRRYDDEDLLLAENLSYRCALAVDNARLYRDRSEIAHTLQRSLLPPVLPEIPGVELGAEYLPAGEANEVGGDFYDVINTIEDGWICTIGDVRGKGAEAAAVTALARYTIRAVTMTDDRPSELLSALNEAMLRQLPEDRFCTAACARLEPLDGAQGVGLDLSRAGHPPPLVVRTDGSVEEVSCPGRALGVFPDAELKDTHMRLMPGETLVFYTDGVTEARSPDGGFFGEDRLHQILAASAGQHAEDVARTLKNAVLEFQEGHPRDDLALLVLRVAED; from the coding sequence ATGCGGTTCTTGGACTCCTCGTTCTCACCGGCCGGGCGCGACGTTCCGGGGCTCTCGGCCCCGGAGGAGATGCGGCGCCTGCTCGACCGGGCCGTGGCGGCTAGCTCGAACGGGATCGTCATCACGGACCCGAAAGTCCCCGACAACCCCATCGTCTACGTCAACCCGGCCTTCGAGAGGATCTCCGGCTACCCGGCGGACGAGGTAATGGGCCGCAACTGTCGCTTCCTGCAGAACGGCGAGCACGACCAGCCCGCGCTCGACGAGCTGAGGGCGGCCCTGCGGGAAGAGCGGGAATGCCGGGTGGTCTTGAGGAACTACCGCAAGAGCGGCGCTCTCTTCTGGAACGAGCTGTACGTCTCGCCGGTCCACGATGAAAAGGGGCGCCTCACCAACTTCGTCGGGGTCCAAAACGACATCACCGACCGGCGCAGGATCGAGGAGGTCCTGCGCGAGAGCGAGGAGCGCTTCAGGGCGACCTTCGAGCACGCCGCCGTCGGGGCGGCCCAGATCTCGACCGAAGGCCGGTGGCTGCGGGTCAACCGGCGCCTCTGCGAGATCGTCGGCTACACCGAGGAGGAGCTGCTCGAAAAGACCTTCGGGGACATCACCCACCCGGACGACCTCGGGAAGGACCTCGAACACGCGCGGGCCATGCTCCGGGGCGAGAGGCAGGTCTACTCGATGGAGAAGCGGTACGTCAGGAAGGACGGCTCGCCCGTCTGGGTGAACCTGACGGTCTCGCTCGTGCGCGAGGCATCGGGCGAGCCCCGGTACTTTATCTCCGTGGTCGAGGACATAAGCGAGCGCAAGAGGGTGGAGGAGGAGCGCGACCTCCTGCTCGTCCGGGAGCAGCTCGCCAGGGCCGAGGCCGTCGCGGCCCGCAAGCGCCTGGCCCTGCTCGCCGCCGCGGGACCTGCCCTTTCGGCATCCCTGGACTACGAGGAGACGCTCCGGCGGGTAACGAGCCTGATGGTCCCGGACCTCGCGGACTGGTGCCTGCTCGACATCGTCGAGGAGAACGGCGCCGTCCACCAGCTCGCCTCCTCCCACGCCGACCCCGAGAAAGAGGACCTCCTGGTCCGCCTGCGGGGGCACCGCTCCTTCGGGGAGGACGACCCCGGCAGCACGGCCGAGGTGTTGAGGACCGGGAGGTCGGTCCTCGTCCCCGAGCTTCCGGGGCGCGTCTTCTACGAGCGGGAGCTCGGGGGCGAGCACCGCGAGCTGCTCCGCGCCCTGGAGCCCCGTTCCTTGATGAGCGTGCCGCTTCTGGCCCGCGGCCGGACCCTTGGCGCCATGACCCTCGTCTCCTCCGGCCCCGGACGCCGCTACGACGACGAGGACCTCCTGCTCGCCGAGAACCTCTCCTACCGGTGCGCGCTGGCGGTTGACAACGCCCGCCTGTACAGGGACCGCAGCGAGATCGCGCACACCCTCCAGAGGAGCCTTTTGCCGCCCGTCCTGCCCGAGATACCGGGCGTCGAGCTGGGCGCCGAGTACCTGCCCGCGGGCGAGGCTAACGAGGTCGGCGGGGACTTCTACGACGTCATAAACACCATAGAGGACGGCTGGATCTGCACCATAGGCGACGTGCGCGGCAAGGGCGCCGAGGCGGCGGCGGTCACGGCCCTGGCCCGCTACACCATCCGCGCCGTAACCATGACCGACGACCGGCCCTCGGAACTCCTCTCCGCCCTTAACGAAGCCATGCTCCGCCAGCTCCCCGAGGACCGCTTCTGCACGGCCGCCTGCGCCCGCCTGGAACCCCTGGACGGCGCCCAGGGTGTCGGGTTGGACCTCTCCCGCGCCGGACACCCGCCGCCCCTCGTCGTGCGCACCGACGGATCCGTCGAGGAGGTGAGCTGCCCGGGCCGCGCCCTCGGCGTCTTCCCCGACGCGGAGCTAAAAGACACCCACATGCGCCTGATGCCCGGGGAGACGCTCGTCTTCTACACCGACGGCGTCACCGAGGCCCGCTCCCCCGACGGCGGCTTCTTCGGGGAAGACCGGCTACACCAGATCCTCGCCGCCAGCGCGGGCCAACACGCCGAAGACGTGGCCCGCACCCTCAAGAACGCCGTCCTCGAATTCCAGGAAGGTCATCCCAGAGACGACCTCGCGCTGTTAGTCCTCCGCGTGGCGGAGGACTAG